The Klebsiella sp. RHBSTW-00484 genome includes a window with the following:
- a CDS encoding beta-ketoacyl-ACP synthase: MTRRVVITGMGGVTAFGESWQAVSTRLQAYENAVRKMPEWQVYDGLHTLLGAPVDDFTPPEHYTRKRIRSMGRVSLMSTRATELALEQAGLIGDAVLTNGETGIAYGSSTGSTGPVSEFATMLTEKHTNNITGTTYVQMMPHTTAVNTGLFFGLRGRVIPTSSACTSGSQAIGYAWEAIRHGYQTVMVAGGAEELCPSEAAVFDTLFATSQRNDEPKTTPSPFDEHRDGLVIGEGAGTLILEELEHAKARGATIYGEIIGFATNCDAAHITQPQRETMQICMEQSLKMAGLNARDIGYISAHGTATDRGDIAESLATAAIYGDNVPISSLKSYFGHTLGACGALEAWMSLQMMREGWFAPTLNLNRPDANCGALDYIMGEARKIDCEFLQSNNFAFGGINTSLVIKRGP; encoded by the coding sequence ATGACACGTCGCGTCGTGATCACAGGGATGGGCGGCGTCACCGCCTTTGGCGAAAGCTGGCAGGCCGTTTCCACCCGGCTGCAGGCGTATGAAAACGCAGTGCGCAAAATGCCGGAGTGGCAGGTTTATGACGGGCTGCACACGCTGCTGGGCGCGCCGGTCGATGATTTCACCCCACCGGAGCACTATACCCGCAAGCGTATTCGCTCTATGGGTCGCGTGTCGCTGATGTCCACCCGCGCGACCGAACTGGCGCTGGAGCAGGCCGGGCTGATTGGCGATGCGGTGCTGACCAACGGTGAAACCGGCATCGCCTACGGCTCGTCAACCGGCAGCACTGGTCCGGTGAGCGAATTCGCTACCATGTTGACCGAAAAGCACACCAATAATATTACCGGCACCACTTACGTGCAGATGATGCCGCACACCACCGCCGTCAACACCGGGTTATTCTTCGGCCTGCGTGGACGAGTGATCCCCACCTCCAGCGCCTGCACCTCCGGCAGCCAGGCGATTGGCTACGCATGGGAAGCGATTCGTCACGGCTACCAAACGGTGATGGTCGCCGGCGGCGCGGAAGAGCTGTGTCCGTCGGAAGCGGCGGTGTTTGATACCCTATTCGCCACCAGCCAGCGTAACGACGAACCGAAAACCACGCCCTCACCGTTTGATGAACATCGCGACGGGCTGGTAATAGGCGAAGGCGCAGGCACGTTGATTCTGGAAGAGCTTGAGCACGCCAAAGCGCGCGGCGCGACGATTTACGGTGAGATTATCGGTTTTGCCACCAATTGCGATGCGGCGCATATCACCCAGCCGCAGCGCGAGACGATGCAGATTTGCATGGAGCAGTCGCTGAAAATGGCGGGCTTAAACGCGCGGGATATCGGCTATATTTCGGCCCACGGCACGGCTACCGACCGCGGCGATATTGCTGAAAGTCTGGCAACGGCGGCGATTTATGGCGACAACGTGCCGATCTCGTCACTGAAAAGTTATTTTGGCCATACGCTGGGTGCCTGCGGGGCGCTGGAAGCCTGGATGAGTTTGCAAATGATGCGCGAAGGCTGGTTTGCCCCGACGCTCAATTTAAACCGTCCGGATGCTAACTGCGGCGCACTGGATTACATCATGGGTGAAGCCCGCAAGATTGATTGCGAGTTCCTACAAAGCAACAATTTTGCTTTTGGCGGCATCAACACCTCGCTGGTGATCAAGCGCGGGCCCTGA
- a CDS encoding 3-ketoacyl-ACP reductase FabG2 yields MSRSVLVTGASKGIGRAIARQLAADGFVVGVHYHRDAQGAQETLDAILAAGGSGRLLAFDVANREQCREVLEQDNDAHGAWYGIVSNAGITRDAAFPALSDNDWDAVIHTNLDSFYNVIQPCMMPMISARQGGRIITLSSVSGVMGNRGQVNYSAAKAGIIGATKALAIELAKRKITVNCIAPGLIDTGMIEMEEAALKEAMSMIPMKRMGQADEVAGLASYLMSDIAGYVTRQVISINGGML; encoded by the coding sequence ATGAGTCGTTCAGTTTTGGTTACCGGCGCCAGTAAGGGCATTGGTCGCGCCATCGCCCGCCAGCTGGCGGCGGACGGCTTTGTGGTCGGCGTTCACTATCATCGCGATGCACAAGGTGCCCAGGAGACGTTGGATGCAATCCTCGCTGCTGGAGGCTCGGGGCGTCTGCTAGCCTTTGACGTCGCCAACCGCGAGCAGTGTCGAGAAGTGCTGGAGCAAGATAACGACGCGCACGGTGCCTGGTACGGCATCGTCAGCAATGCCGGCATTACCCGCGATGCCGCCTTCCCGGCGCTCAGCGATAACGACTGGGATGCGGTGATCCACACCAACCTCGACAGCTTCTATAACGTTATCCAGCCGTGCATGATGCCGATGATTAGCGCTCGTCAGGGTGGGCGCATTATTACCTTATCGTCGGTTTCCGGCGTGATGGGCAATCGCGGACAGGTCAACTACAGCGCCGCCAAAGCGGGGATTATTGGTGCGACAAAAGCGCTGGCGATTGAGCTGGCAAAACGCAAAATTACCGTCAACTGCATCGCGCCGGGGCTGATTGATACCGGGATGATCGAAATGGAAGAGGCCGCTCTGAAAGAAGCCATGTCGATGATCCCGATGAAACGGATGGGCCAGGCCGATGAAGTGGCCGGGCTTGCCAGCTATTTAATGTCGGATATCGCAGGTTACGTCACCCGTCAGGTGATTTCTATCAATGGAGGGATGTTATGA
- a CDS encoding ApeP family dehydratase, with protein MSHYLAPEDYLPHDAPMLLLEEVVSVTDDSATCRVTVSPDGVLAPFLDAEGYLPGWFALELMAQTVGVWSGWHRHQAGQASISLGMVLGARELVCAAGILPGGLTLDINVTLLMQDARFGSFECAIQAGEEMLASGRVNTFQPTAEELNTLFQQGASA; from the coding sequence ATGAGCCACTATTTAGCGCCCGAAGACTATCTGCCTCACGATGCGCCGATGCTGCTGCTTGAAGAAGTGGTTAGCGTGACGGACGACTCCGCTACCTGCCGCGTCACGGTATCGCCCGACGGCGTACTGGCTCCGTTTCTCGATGCCGAGGGCTATCTGCCCGGCTGGTTCGCCCTGGAGCTGATGGCGCAGACCGTTGGCGTGTGGTCCGGCTGGCACCGTCATCAGGCGGGTCAGGCCAGTATCTCGCTGGGCATGGTGCTCGGGGCGCGTGAATTAGTCTGTGCGGCGGGAATATTGCCAGGTGGCCTGACGCTGGATATTAACGTCACGCTACTGATGCAAGATGCACGTTTTGGCAGCTTTGAATGCGCCATTCAGGCCGGTGAAGAGATGCTGGCAAGCGGTCGCGTCAACACCTTCCAGCCGACAGCGGAAGAACTTAACACCCTATTTCAACAAGGAGCGTCCGCATGA
- a CDS encoding beta-ketoacyl-[acyl-carrier-protein] synthase family protein, which produces MIYISAVGMINALGNHADEIAANLIRGVAPGMRPRTGWLQGHPHAVLAGVDGELPTIPDEFSAHRSRNNQLLLAALAQIQPQVDDAIAQFGRDRVAVVLGTSTSGLDEGDVHVDLTLNGKASSAWQYPQQELGDPSRFLSHWLALDGPAFTLSTACSSSARAIMSGRRLIESGLADVAIVGGADTLSRMPINGFHSLESLSPTLCQPFGRDRCGITIGEGAALMLLTREPQPIALLGVGESSDAYHISAPHPQGEGAIRAIRQALNDAGMTPEQVGYINLHGTATPLNDKIESNVVSELFGENVPCSSTKHLTGHTLGAAGITEAAISMLILQRDLPLPPQDFSQSPRDETLPACGIIERQQPLPRPVILSNSFAFGGNNASILLGRMS; this is translated from the coding sequence ATGATCTACATTTCTGCGGTTGGCATGATTAACGCGCTGGGCAACCACGCCGATGAAATCGCCGCCAATCTGATACGCGGCGTGGCTCCCGGTATGCGCCCGCGCACCGGCTGGCTTCAGGGCCATCCGCACGCGGTGTTAGCTGGCGTTGACGGTGAACTGCCGACGATTCCCGATGAGTTTAGCGCCCATCGTTCGCGCAATAATCAGCTGCTGCTGGCTGCACTGGCGCAAATCCAGCCGCAGGTGGATGACGCCATTGCGCAGTTTGGTCGCGACCGCGTTGCCGTGGTGCTCGGCACCAGCACCTCCGGGCTGGACGAAGGCGACGTGCATGTTGATCTCACGCTCAACGGCAAAGCGAGCAGCGCCTGGCAATACCCGCAGCAGGAGCTGGGCGACCCGTCGCGCTTTCTCAGCCACTGGCTGGCATTGGACGGCCCGGCGTTTACGCTCTCTACCGCCTGCTCCTCAAGCGCCCGCGCGATCATGAGCGGACGCCGCCTGATTGAGTCAGGGCTGGCGGACGTGGCGATTGTCGGCGGGGCGGACACGCTCAGCCGGATGCCAATCAACGGTTTCCACAGCCTGGAATCACTCTCGCCAACGTTATGCCAGCCATTTGGCCGCGACCGCTGCGGGATTACCATCGGTGAAGGCGCGGCGCTGATGCTGCTGACCCGCGAACCGCAGCCGATTGCGCTGCTGGGCGTCGGCGAATCCAGCGATGCGTACCATATTTCGGCTCCGCATCCGCAGGGCGAAGGGGCGATTCGCGCCATTCGTCAGGCGCTGAACGACGCAGGGATGACGCCGGAGCAGGTGGGATATATCAATCTGCACGGTACCGCCACGCCGCTGAACGACAAAATTGAGTCCAACGTGGTAAGCGAGCTGTTTGGCGAGAACGTCCCGTGCAGTTCCACCAAGCACCTGACCGGACACACGCTGGGCGCGGCAGGTATTACCGAAGCCGCCATCAGTATGCTGATTTTGCAGCGCGACCTGCCGCTGCCGCCGCAGGATTTCAGCCAGTCGCCGCGCGATGAAACGCTGCCTGCCTGCGGGATTATCGAGCGCCAGCAGCCGCTACCGCGCCCGGTCATCCTGTCAAACTCGTTTGCCTTTGGCGGCAATAACGCCAGTATCCTGCTCGGGAGAATGTCATGA
- a CDS encoding DUF3261 domain-containing protein → MINQTFWRAAALVATLMLAGCSHSQPEQKGRPQAWLEPGARVTLPAPGISPAVSSQQLLTGSFNGKTQSLLVMLNADDKKLTLAGLSSVGIRLFLVTYDEKGLHAEQSIVVPQLPPASQVLADVMLSHWPISAWQPQLPKGWTLTDIGDKRELRNARGKLVTEITYLNRKGKREPISIEQHVFKYHITIQYLGD, encoded by the coding sequence ATGATTAATCAGACATTCTGGCGCGCCGCTGCGCTGGTCGCCACGCTGATGCTGGCCGGTTGCAGCCACTCGCAGCCCGAACAAAAAGGCCGACCACAGGCGTGGCTGGAGCCGGGCGCACGCGTGACGCTACCCGCGCCGGGGATCTCTCCGGCGGTCAGTTCCCAGCAGCTCCTCACCGGCAGTTTTAACGGCAAAACCCAGTCGCTGCTGGTGATGCTTAATGCTGATGATAAAAAACTCACCCTGGCAGGCCTCTCCTCTGTCGGTATCCGCCTGTTCCTTGTCACTTACGATGAAAAAGGGCTGCATGCCGAACAATCAATCGTGGTGCCGCAGCTGCCGCCCGCCAGCCAGGTGCTCGCCGACGTGATGCTCAGCCACTGGCCGATTAGTGCCTGGCAGCCACAGCTGCCGAAGGGCTGGACGCTCACCGATATCGGCGACAAGCGCGAGCTGCGCAACGCCCGCGGCAAGCTGGTCACCGAAATCACCTACCTGAACCGCAAAGGCAAGCGCGAGCCCATCAGCATCGAACAGCACGTGTTTAAATACCACATCACCATTCAATACCTGGGTGACTGA
- a CDS encoding MMPL family transporter gives MTNANALPPSKRPALFWGIACLILLGMLLTLLPQARLNSSVLAMLPKQALGEIPPSLNDGFMQRLDRQLVWLVSPGKKADPQVARSWLSLLQKSQALAEVKGPMDADSQQAWGAFFWQHRNGLIDSDTRARLQNGGEAQAQWILSQLYSAFSGVSGKELQNDPLMLMRGSQLAMAKNGQRLRLMDGWLVAQDEQGNYWYLLHGELAGSSFDMQQTHQLVTTLNTLEGELKAQYPQAQLLSRGTMFYSDYASQQAKRDVSTLGVATLFGVILLIVAVFRSLRPLLLCLISIGIGALAGTVVTLLIFGELHLMTLVMSMSIIGISADYTLYYLTERMVHGAETSPWQSLSKVRNALLLALLTTVAAYLIMMLAPFPGIRQMAVFAAVGLSASCLTVIFWHPWLCRGLPVRPVPAMVLMLRWLAAWRRNKKLSVGLPVALALFSLAGIATLRVDDDISQLQALPQDILAQEKAITALTGQSVDQKWFVVYGKSAQQTLERLERFTLVLEQAKTDGLLSGYRTIPLNSPARQQQDLTLLKDAAPAVAKALQNAGMSAINPDLNAMPVTVDDWLASPASEGWRLLWLTLADGESGVLVPVEGVKDSAAVGMLSKLFPGGIAWVDRKSSFDELFALYRHILTGLLLVALAVIACGAVVRLGWRKGLISLVPSVLSLGCGLAVLALSGHAVNLFSLLALVLVLGIGINYTLFFSNPRGTPLTSLLAITLAMLTTLLTLGMLVFSATQAISSFGIVLVSGIFTAFLLSPLAMPGKKEKKRR, from the coding sequence ATGACGAACGCCAACGCTTTGCCGCCCAGTAAACGTCCCGCGCTGTTCTGGGGAATCGCCTGCCTGATCCTGCTGGGCATGTTGCTGACGCTGTTGCCTCAGGCACGGCTTAACAGCAGCGTCCTGGCGATGCTGCCAAAACAGGCGCTCGGCGAGATCCCGCCGAGCCTCAACGACGGCTTTATGCAGCGCCTTGACCGGCAACTGGTCTGGCTGGTAAGCCCCGGGAAAAAAGCCGACCCGCAGGTTGCCCGCAGCTGGTTGTCGCTATTACAGAAATCGCAGGCGCTGGCTGAGGTCAAAGGCCCGATGGACGCCGACAGCCAGCAGGCATGGGGCGCCTTCTTCTGGCAGCACCGCAACGGCCTGATCGATAGCGACACCCGCGCACGCCTGCAAAACGGCGGCGAGGCGCAGGCGCAGTGGATTCTTTCCCAACTCTACTCGGCCTTCTCTGGCGTAAGCGGTAAAGAGCTGCAAAACGACCCGCTGATGCTGATGCGCGGCTCGCAGTTGGCAATGGCCAAAAACGGCCAGCGCCTGCGGCTGATGGACGGCTGGCTGGTGGCCCAGGATGAACAGGGCAACTACTGGTACCTGCTGCATGGCGAGCTGGCCGGTTCGTCGTTTGATATGCAGCAGACGCACCAGCTAGTCACCACGCTCAATACGCTGGAAGGTGAGCTCAAGGCGCAATATCCGCAGGCGCAGCTGTTGTCTCGTGGGACCATGTTCTACAGCGATTACGCCAGCCAGCAGGCGAAGCGAGATGTTTCGACCCTCGGCGTTGCCACCCTGTTTGGGGTGATTTTGCTGATTGTGGCGGTGTTCCGTTCCCTGCGCCCGCTGCTGCTGTGCCTGATTTCGATCGGCATTGGCGCGCTGGCGGGCACCGTCGTCACGTTGCTGATTTTTGGCGAGCTGCACCTGATGACGCTGGTGATGAGCATGAGCATCATCGGGATCTCCGCCGACTACACGCTCTACTATCTGACCGAGCGGATGGTGCACGGCGCAGAAACCTCCCCGTGGCAAAGCCTCAGCAAAGTGCGCAATGCCCTGCTGCTGGCGCTGCTGACCACCGTGGCGGCGTATCTGATTATGATGCTCGCCCCCTTCCCCGGCATTCGCCAGATGGCGGTATTCGCGGCGGTAGGCCTGAGCGCTTCCTGCCTGACGGTGATTTTCTGGCATCCGTGGCTGTGTCGTGGGCTGCCGGTGCGCCCGGTTCCGGCGATGGTACTGATGCTACGCTGGCTTGCGGCCTGGCGACGCAATAAAAAGCTTTCCGTCGGCCTGCCGGTGGCGCTGGCTCTCTTCTCACTGGCGGGAATAGCAACGCTGCGCGTGGACGATGATATCTCGCAGCTTCAGGCGCTGCCGCAGGATATTTTGGCACAGGAAAAAGCGATTACCGCGCTGACCGGGCAGAGCGTCGATCAGAAGTGGTTTGTGGTGTACGGCAAATCCGCGCAGCAAACGCTGGAGCGGCTGGAGAGGTTTACCTTAGTACTGGAACAGGCGAAAACCGATGGATTACTCAGCGGGTATCGCACCATTCCGCTGAACTCGCCCGCCCGCCAGCAGCAAGATTTAACGTTACTGAAAGATGCCGCGCCTGCGGTAGCTAAAGCATTACAAAACGCCGGAATGTCAGCGATAAATCCCGATCTTAACGCCATGCCGGTGACGGTCGATGACTGGCTTGCCAGCCCGGCCAGCGAAGGCTGGCGGCTACTGTGGCTGACGCTGGCCGACGGCGAAAGCGGCGTGCTGGTCCCGGTTGAAGGAGTGAAAGACAGCGCAGCAGTGGGCATGCTGAGCAAGCTGTTTCCTGGGGGGATAGCCTGGGTGGATCGTAAAAGCAGCTTTGACGAACTGTTCGCGCTGTATCGCCATATTCTGACCGGCCTGCTATTGGTTGCGCTGGCAGTGATTGCCTGCGGCGCGGTGGTGCGGCTTGGCTGGCGCAAAGGGCTAATCAGTCTCGTGCCATCGGTATTATCGCTGGGCTGCGGTCTGGCGGTGCTGGCGCTGAGCGGCCATGCAGTCAATCTGTTCTCGCTGCTGGCGCTGGTGCTGGTACTCGGCATCGGCATTAACTACACGCTGTTTTTCAGCAATCCGCGCGGCACGCCGTTAACCTCATTGTTAGCGATTACGCTGGCCATGCTAACCACCCTGCTAACGCTGGGGATGCTGGTCTTTAGCGCCACTCAGGCGATCAGTAGCTTTGGCATTGTGCTGGTAAGCGGCATTTTCACCGCCTTCCTGCTGTCACCGCTGGCGATGCCAGGGAAAAAAGAGAAAAAAAGAAGATGA
- a CDS encoding LolA family protein, producing the protein MRYLPLLALLISPFVSALTLDDLQQRFTEQPVVRAHFDQTRTIKDLPQPLRSQGKMLIAREQGLLWDQTTPFPMQLLLDDKRMVQVINGQPPQTITAENNPQMFQFNHLLRALFQADRKVLEENFRVEFADKGEGRWTLRLTPITTPLDKIFATIDLAGKTYLESIQLNDKQGDRTDIALSQHQLTPAQLTDDERQRFAAQ; encoded by the coding sequence ATGAGATACTTACCACTGCTGGCGCTGCTCATCAGTCCTTTCGTCAGCGCCCTGACGCTTGATGATCTACAACAGCGCTTTACCGAACAGCCGGTGGTTCGCGCTCACTTCGATCAAACCCGCACCATCAAGGATCTGCCGCAGCCGCTGCGATCCCAGGGCAAAATGCTGATCGCTCGCGAACAGGGTTTACTTTGGGATCAAACCACCCCGTTCCCGATGCAGTTGCTGCTCGATGACAAACGGATGGTACAGGTGATCAACGGCCAGCCGCCGCAAACCATCACCGCCGAGAACAACCCACAAATGTTCCAGTTCAACCATCTGCTGCGCGCGCTGTTCCAGGCGGATCGTAAAGTGCTGGAAGAGAACTTTCGCGTAGAGTTTGCTGACAAAGGCGAAGGCCGCTGGACGCTGCGCCTGACGCCGATCACCACGCCGCTGGATAAGATTTTCGCAACCATCGATTTAGCCGGAAAAACCTATCTGGAAAGTATTCAACTGAACGATAAGCAGGGCGATCGCACCGATATCGCCCTTTCCCAACACCAACTGACGCCCGCACAGCTGACCGATGACGAACGCCAACGCTTTGCCGCCCAGTAA
- a CDS encoding acyl-CoA thioesterase: protein MLNDPRFTAEVELNIPFHDVDMMGVAWHGNYFRYFEIAREALLNQFDYGYRQMKESGYLWPVVDTRVKYRNPLTFEQRIRVRARLEEFENRLRIGYEIFDAETGKRATTGYTIQVAVEEKSRELCFISPAILFERMGVTP from the coding sequence GTGCTTAACGATCCCCGCTTTACGGCTGAAGTCGAGCTGAACATTCCGTTCCACGACGTCGATATGATGGGCGTGGCGTGGCATGGCAACTATTTCCGCTATTTCGAAATTGCCCGCGAGGCGCTGCTGAATCAGTTCGATTATGGCTATCGGCAGATGAAAGAATCGGGCTATCTGTGGCCGGTGGTCGATACCCGCGTCAAGTATCGCAACCCCCTGACCTTTGAGCAGCGCATTCGCGTACGCGCCCGCCTTGAGGAGTTCGAAAACCGTCTGCGCATTGGTTACGAAATTTTCGATGCCGAAACCGGCAAACGCGCGACTACCGGCTACACCATCCAGGTGGCGGTAGAAGAAAAAAGCCGCGAACTGTGCTTCATCAGCCCGGCTATCCTGTTCGAACGTATGGGGGTCACGCCATGA
- a CDS encoding glycosyltransferase family 2 protein — translation MPIAFQPCVLIPCYNHGAMMASVLARLQPFGLPCIVVDDGSDDATRDELARLAAEDKNLTLIRLPINSGKGAATICGMQAAAEAGFSHAVQVDADGQHAIEDIPELLALAELHPTALISGQPIYDDSIPRSRLYGRWVTHVWVWIETLSLQLKDSMCGFRVYPVAPTLQLAQRVTLGKRMDFDTEVMVRLYWQGNTSYFVPTRVTYPLDGLSHFDALRDNLRISRMHTRLFFGMLPRIPSLLFRRTSPHWARQQEVKGLWGMRLMLLVWRLLGRKAFSLLLYPVVGVYWLTATSARKASQSWIARVREQLTARQMPLPPSLTSYQHFLRFGDAMLDKIASWRGELRLGRDVMFTPGAEETLNVSSPRGKLLLASHLGDVEACRALAQLQGSKTINALVFSDNAQRFKQIMQEMAPQAGLNLLPVTDIGPDTAILLKEKLDRGEWIAIVGDRIAVNPQRGGEWRVCWSRFMGQAAPFPQGPFILASILRCPVDLIFALRQRGKLRIHCEPFADPLLLPRTDRQNALQQAIDRYAERLEHYALQSPLDWFNFFDFWQLPDTKNKE, via the coding sequence ATGCCGATAGCCTTCCAGCCCTGCGTACTGATCCCCTGCTACAACCACGGCGCAATGATGGCAAGCGTGCTGGCACGGCTTCAGCCGTTTGGTCTGCCCTGCATTGTAGTGGACGACGGCAGCGACGATGCCACGCGGGATGAACTGGCCCGCCTGGCGGCAGAAGATAAAAATCTGACCTTAATTCGCCTGCCGATTAACTCGGGCAAAGGCGCGGCGACGATCTGCGGCATGCAGGCGGCGGCAGAGGCCGGATTCAGCCATGCGGTGCAGGTTGATGCCGACGGCCAGCACGCCATTGAAGATATTCCTGAACTGCTTGCGCTGGCGGAGCTTCACCCAACAGCGCTGATTTCCGGGCAGCCGATTTATGACGATTCCATACCCCGCTCGCGCCTGTACGGACGCTGGGTGACCCACGTCTGGGTGTGGATTGAAACGCTCTCGCTCCAGCTCAAAGACAGCATGTGCGGCTTTCGGGTTTATCCGGTAGCACCGACGCTACAGCTGGCGCAGCGCGTGACGCTCGGCAAGCGAATGGATTTTGATACTGAAGTGATGGTGCGCCTCTACTGGCAAGGCAACACCAGCTATTTTGTCCCCACCCGCGTCACCTATCCGCTGGACGGGCTATCGCATTTCGATGCCCTCAGAGACAACCTGCGCATTTCACGGATGCACACGCGCCTGTTTTTTGGCATGTTGCCGCGCATCCCGTCGCTGCTATTTCGCCGCACATCGCCACACTGGGCGCGCCAGCAGGAAGTGAAAGGTTTATGGGGGATGCGCCTGATGCTGCTCGTGTGGCGATTACTCGGGCGCAAAGCATTCTCCCTGCTGCTCTACCCAGTGGTTGGCGTTTACTGGCTCACGGCAACCTCCGCCCGCAAAGCCTCGCAAAGCTGGATTGCCCGCGTGCGCGAACAGCTAACTGCACGCCAGATGCCGCTGCCGCCATCGCTCACCAGCTATCAGCACTTCCTGCGTTTTGGCGATGCGATGCTCGATAAAATTGCCAGCTGGCGCGGCGAACTGCGGTTAGGCCGCGACGTGATGTTTACCCCAGGCGCAGAAGAGACGCTCAACGTTAGCTCACCGCGCGGCAAGCTGCTGCTGGCCTCACACCTCGGCGATGTCGAAGCCTGTCGGGCGCTGGCACAATTACAGGGTAGTAAAACCATCAACGCGCTGGTGTTCAGCGACAATGCCCAGCGCTTTAAGCAAATTATGCAAGAGATGGCCCCGCAGGCCGGGCTGAATCTGCTGCCGGTAACCGATATCGGCCCGGATACTGCGATCCTGCTTAAAGAGAAGCTGGATCGCGGCGAGTGGATTGCCATCGTCGGCGATCGTATTGCAGTCAATCCGCAACGCGGCGGCGAATGGCGCGTCTGCTGGAGTCGCTTTATGGGGCAAGCTGCCCCCTTCCCGCAGGGACCTTTTATTCTCGCCTCGATTTTGCGCTGCCCGGTGGATCTGATTTTCGCCCTGCGCCAACGGGGGAAACTGCGTATTCACTGCGAGCCTTTCGCCGACCCGCTACTGTTGCCGCGCACCGACCGGCAAAACGCATTACAGCAAGCCATCGATCGCTACGCCGAACGTCTAGAACACTACGCGCTACAGTCGCCGCTCGACTGGTTTAACTTTTTCGATTTCTGGCAGTTGCCGGATACCAAAAACAAGGAGTAA
- a CDS encoding ApeI family dehydratase → MKPHEIERHQAQPQQVEIVLHLDPALFWFRGHFAVQPLLPGVAQMDWVMHYATTLLAPGWRFHSIQNVKFQAPLLPETTVTLTLNWQEERQMLSFSYQRHDGDARHTTSSGKIRLCR, encoded by the coding sequence ATGAAACCCCATGAAATTGAGCGCCATCAGGCACAACCTCAACAGGTAGAGATCGTTTTGCATCTCGACCCTGCTCTGTTCTGGTTTCGTGGACATTTTGCCGTGCAGCCGCTGCTGCCCGGCGTCGCGCAGATGGACTGGGTAATGCACTACGCCACCACGCTGCTCGCCCCCGGCTGGCGTTTTCACAGCATTCAGAACGTGAAATTTCAGGCCCCGCTGCTGCCGGAAACCACCGTCACGCTGACCCTGAACTGGCAAGAAGAGCGCCAGATGCTGAGCTTTAGCTATCAGCGCCATGATGGCGACGCGCGCCACACCACTAGCAGCGGGAAAATCCGGTTATGCCGATAG